A single window of Thermodesulfobacteriota bacterium DNA harbors:
- a CDS encoding class I SAM-dependent methyltransferase — MRERISESGVIEDRELAEYYSLMAKRHMKIPCRRVLSRIKAKGLQRGLALDVGTGPGIFPIFLARALPEIRFQAIDLSPVMVDIARENAKEAGLADRIDFQVGTAYALPCEDRSLDLLLCINTLHHLEEPVAFFDEAARALKPEGSFVIVDFHRDASPIWVGLFDLLWRTFFGRHPKARNGFIESVRSSYTLDECRTFLNRSKLSGWRLYTRTVEVWIESGPA; from the coding sequence ATGAGGGAACGGATTTCGGAATCCGGGGTGATCGAGGATCGGGAGCTGGCCGAATACTACAGCCTCATGGCGAAGCGTCACATGAAGATCCCTTGCCGGAGGGTGCTCAGCCGGATCAAGGCAAAAGGCCTCCAGAGGGGGTTGGCCCTCGACGTCGGCACCGGACCCGGGATCTTCCCGATCTTTCTGGCAAGGGCGCTACCCGAGATTCGCTTTCAGGCGATCGACCTCTCTCCGGTGATGGTCGATATCGCCAGGGAGAATGCCAAAGAGGCCGGCCTGGCCGACCGGATCGACTTTCAGGTGGGCACTGCCTATGCGCTTCCCTGCGAAGACCGTTCCCTCGACCTCCTGCTCTGCATCAACACCCTTCACCACTTGGAGGAGCCGGTGGCCTTCTTCGACGAGGCGGCCCGCGCCTTGAAGCCCGAAGGGAGCTTCGTGATCGTCGATTTTCATCGGGACGCCTCTCCGATCTGGGTCGGGCTTTTCGACCTTCTCTGGAGGACCTTCTTTGGAAGGCATCCGAAGGCCAGAAATGGATTTATCGAATCGGTCCGTTCCTCCTATACCCTTGACGAATGCCGGACCTTTTTAAACCGATCGAAGTTGTCTGGCTGGAGGCTCTATACCCGAACCGTGGAGGTTTGGATCGAGTCCGGTCCTGCGTGA
- a CDS encoding class I SAM-dependent methyltransferase, with translation MDRVRSCVSMGEIGLELEWVPCPVCGEVAFHPLHKEDGWQMVRCATCRFIYLNPRPTEEALFRFYQTYLPEGQPSVEDWKRMMGPVFKRAADLIERTKKGGRLLDVGAGFGFFLSEMKERGWDASGVELSQRAIDYARGVLGIDLQMGPLEKIGFKEDQFDVVSGFYVIEHLPRPMAFLREAHRILKPKGLLLLRYPHTTPIKDLLHRFHIPNCLYDLPAHLSDFSPEMIERCLKEAGFQGCKHTIGGFTLPKALGKRIASVVFGNVSEGLFCLSGQRYLLPGVSKTVLAYKG, from the coding sequence TTGGATCGAGTCCGGTCCTGCGTGAGCATGGGAGAGATCGGTCTCGAATTGGAGTGGGTTCCTTGTCCGGTCTGCGGAGAGGTTGCCTTCCACCCCCTGCATAAGGAGGATGGGTGGCAGATGGTGAGATGCGCCACCTGCCGGTTCATCTACCTCAATCCCAGGCCGACCGAAGAGGCCCTTTTTCGCTTTTATCAGACCTACCTTCCCGAGGGCCAACCCTCGGTGGAGGACTGGAAGAGGATGATGGGGCCGGTCTTTAAGAGGGCCGCGGATCTGATCGAACGTACCAAAAAGGGAGGAAGGCTGCTGGATGTCGGGGCAGGGTTCGGTTTCTTTCTCTCCGAGATGAAGGAGAGGGGATGGGACGCTTCAGGGGTGGAGCTCTCTCAAAGGGCGATCGATTATGCGAGAGGGGTCTTGGGCATCGATCTCCAGATGGGCCCTTTAGAGAAGATCGGTTTCAAAGAGGATCAGTTCGATGTGGTCAGCGGGTTCTACGTGATCGAACACCTCCCAAGGCCCATGGCCTTTCTCCGAGAGGCCCATCGCATCCTCAAACCGAAAGGGCTTCTCCTCCTGAGATATCCCCATACGACGCCGATCAAGGACCTCCTCCATCGCTTTCACATTCCGAACTGCCTCTACGACCTGCCGGCCCATCTCTCCGATTTTTCTCCCGAGATGATCGAGCGATGCCTGAAGGAGGCCGGTTTTCAGGGTTGCAAGCACACGATCGGAGGTTTTACCTTACCTAAGGCGTTGGGCAAGAGGATCGCCTCCGTGGTCTTTGGAAATGTTTCAGAGGGCCTTTTCTGTCTGAGCGGCCAACGGTACCTTCTTCCGGGGGTGAGCAAGACGGTCCTGGCCTATAAAGGATAG
- a CDS encoding outer membrane lipoprotein carrier protein LolA, producing the protein MGRLVFCLLTLLHFGLLPPLKAQTLTVDEVIQRIREAREKTRDFTADLLQEKKLSLLKEKVVSRGRIRFKAPDRIFIEFFHPEAIQMAFDGKTFLLYLKEEKVAERYRIQGNPVAERFLIFSKDPFQERLASWKILEDREGSLLIEVVPKGKESLFVKTRLWISKRDWVVTGMELIEKNGDTTLFQYSNVRVNTGLSDSDFEIRLPKDVKVTEVR; encoded by the coding sequence ATGGGAAGATTGGTCTTCTGCCTCCTCACCTTGTTACACTTCGGGCTTCTTCCTCCTCTTAAGGCGCAGACCCTGACCGTGGACGAGGTCATCCAGCGGATCAGGGAGGCTCGCGAAAAGACAAGGGACTTCACCGCCGACCTCCTCCAGGAGAAGAAGCTCTCCTTGCTGAAGGAGAAGGTCGTCTCCAGGGGAAGGATTCGGTTCAAGGCGCCGGACCGGATCTTTATCGAATTCTTCCACCCCGAGGCCATTCAGATGGCCTTCGACGGAAAGACCTTCCTCCTCTATTTGAAGGAGGAGAAGGTGGCGGAGCGCTACCGAATTCAGGGGAATCCTGTCGCGGAGAGGTTTCTCATCTTCTCGAAGGATCCTTTTCAGGAGCGATTGGCCTCCTGGAAGATCCTGGAAGATCGGGAGGGCAGCCTTCTCATCGAGGTCGTGCCCAAAGGGAAGGAATCCCTCTTCGTTAAGACGAGGCTCTGGATCTCTAAAAGAGACTGGGTCGTTACGGGAATGGAGCTGATCGAGAAGAACGGGGATACCACCCTCTTTCAATACTCGAACGTGAGGGTGAACACGGGCCTTTCGGATTCCGATTTCGAGATCCGCCTTCCGAAGGACGTGAAGGTCACGGAGGTCCGATGA
- a CDS encoding beta-ketoacyl-[acyl-carrier-protein] synthase family protein has product MKRRVVVTGLGVVSAVGNDVPRFWKSLVEGKDGTKEITVFDASPYRVKLAAEVSGLDPLAHFSKRELRRLSRCDQFGLVAFREAWRSARLDQDPFDRERAGVLLGAGSGGILSVERYFREFYRGNRRPSPSLLISYSLATTTDLVAIEGGLRGPRSTTATVCSSSSASIGVAYDLIQMGLADVMVTGGSDSLCEVSFSGFSSLKLVDPESCKPFDKRRQGLILGEGAGILILEALDHALKRKAPVLAELLGYGICADAYHLTAPEPHGEGVERVIRLALSHAGVSPEEVDTINAHGTATAFNDIAETRGIKKVFGERAKEIPISGIKSMIGHCLGSAGGIEAVATVLTIQDGIIPPTIHYEVPDPLCDLNYTPNQSVKREVRIALSNSFAFGGNNVCLVFGRYTPQGRR; this is encoded by the coding sequence ATGAAGAGGAGGGTGGTCGTCACGGGTCTGGGCGTGGTCAGCGCGGTGGGAAACGACGTCCCCCGGTTCTGGAAATCTCTCGTTGAGGGGAAAGATGGGACCAAGGAGATCACGGTCTTCGACGCCTCACCCTATCGGGTCAAATTGGCCGCCGAGGTCTCGGGTCTCGATCCCCTGGCCCATTTTTCGAAAAGGGAACTTCGGCGTCTCTCACGGTGTGATCAGTTCGGTCTCGTCGCCTTCCGGGAGGCCTGGAGGTCGGCCAGGCTCGATCAGGACCCTTTCGATCGAGAGCGGGCAGGGGTTCTCCTCGGCGCAGGATCAGGAGGGATCCTCTCCGTGGAGAGATATTTTCGAGAGTTTTATCGAGGAAACCGAAGGCCCTCTCCCTCTCTCCTCATCTCCTACTCCCTGGCCACGACGACCGATCTCGTGGCGATCGAAGGAGGCCTCAGAGGCCCCCGCTCCACGACTGCGACGGTCTGCTCCTCGAGCTCGGCATCGATCGGGGTGGCCTACGATTTGATCCAGATGGGCCTGGCCGATGTGATGGTCACGGGCGGAAGCGATTCGCTCTGTGAGGTCTCCTTCAGCGGCTTCAGCAGTCTGAAGCTGGTCGATCCGGAAAGTTGCAAACCCTTCGACAAGCGGAGGCAGGGCCTCATCCTCGGCGAGGGCGCAGGCATTCTCATCCTCGAGGCACTCGATCACGCCCTGAAGAGAAAAGCCCCTGTGCTTGCGGAACTCTTAGGCTACGGGATCTGTGCCGACGCCTACCATCTCACCGCACCCGAACCCCACGGAGAAGGGGTCGAGAGGGTCATCCGCCTCGCCCTCTCCCACGCAGGCGTATCGCCAGAAGAGGTCGATACGATCAACGCCCACGGCACCGCCACGGCCTTCAACGATATCGCTGAGACCAGGGGAATCAAGAAGGTCTTCGGGGAGAGGGCCAAAGAGATCCCGATCAGCGGGATAAAGTCGATGATCGGCCACTGCCTCGGCTCCGCAGGCGGGATCGAGGCCGTGGCCACCGTTCTGACGATCCAGGACGGGATCATCCCTCCGACCATCCATTACGAAGTTCCGGACCCCCTCTGCGATTTAAACTACACACCCAACCAATCGGTGAAGAGGGAGGTGCGAATCGCCCTTTCAAATTCCTTCGCCTTCGGAGGCAACAATGTCTGTCTGGTCTTCGGGAGATACACCCCTCAAGGCCGGAGATAA
- a CDS encoding beta-ketoacyl-[acyl-carrier-protein] synthase family protein: MSVWSSGDTPLKAGDKKRHRVVVTGLGIVSSIGMGREEFWKNCLRGTSGIKPVQRFDVSSYRSTLGGALPEIDFRSHIKPSNLRRMDRIGKIMVTAVKLALEDSGLDLRKEDPHRMGISIGTGLGSSDTVDQFFRALLKEGPMGAQPLLFQTAVPNAITSHCAIEYGIKGVNLTFSHKETSAEMAVAYAYYLLREGQADVILAGGGDELSEPLFHVYSMLGALSPGRGKGPEGMRPFDRDRNGIVLGEGSGILVLETLEHAERRGARVYAEISGIGMAGSTGGLLRYDQTGESVARAMSMAAADPSLVDFISAAANSTRELDRAEASAIRKVFGARGEEVRVSAMKSMIGEFDGSGGIRACGVALSLFYGVIPPTIGTKSLDPECDLRVVLYHPEEGLLRSGLLNSCSNGGSTLSICFTRYVPSG, encoded by the coding sequence ATGTCTGTCTGGTCTTCGGGAGATACACCCCTCAAGGCCGGAGATAAAAAGAGACATCGCGTCGTCGTCACCGGCCTGGGGATCGTCTCTTCCATCGGGATGGGAAGAGAGGAGTTCTGGAAAAACTGCCTCAGGGGGACCTCGGGGATCAAACCGGTCCAGAGGTTCGATGTCTCCTCCTACCGTTCCACCCTGGGTGGCGCGCTTCCGGAGATCGACTTTAGATCCCATATCAAACCGTCAAACCTGAGGAGGATGGATCGGATCGGAAAGATCATGGTGACGGCCGTGAAGCTCGCCCTGGAGGATTCGGGCCTCGACCTAAGAAAGGAGGATCCCCACAGGATGGGGATCTCGATCGGGACCGGCCTGGGAAGTTCGGACACCGTGGATCAGTTTTTCCGGGCCCTGCTCAAAGAGGGCCCGATGGGGGCACAGCCTCTGCTCTTTCAAACGGCCGTGCCCAATGCCATCACCAGCCATTGCGCCATCGAGTACGGGATCAAAGGGGTCAACCTCACCTTCTCCCATAAGGAGACCTCGGCCGAGATGGCGGTGGCCTATGCCTATTATCTTTTGAGAGAAGGGCAGGCGGATGTCATCCTTGCAGGAGGAGGGGACGAATTGAGCGAGCCGCTCTTCCACGTCTATTCCATGCTGGGTGCGCTCTCTCCGGGGCGAGGCAAGGGTCCGGAGGGGATGAGGCCCTTCGATCGGGATCGAAACGGCATCGTTTTAGGCGAGGGAAGCGGGATCCTCGTGTTGGAAACCCTCGAACATGCAGAGAGGAGGGGAGCCAGGGTTTATGCAGAGATAAGTGGCATCGGGATGGCAGGGAGCACGGGGGGGCTTCTCCGTTACGACCAGACGGGGGAGTCAGTCGCCCGGGCGATGTCCATGGCAGCGGCCGACCCATCCCTGGTCGATTTCATCTCGGCGGCGGCCAATTCGACCCGGGAACTGGATCGGGCAGAGGCCTCGGCCATCCGAAAGGTTTTCGGGGCAAGGGGCGAAGAGGTCAGGGTGAGCGCGATGAAGTCGATGATCGGTGAATTCGATGGATCGGGCGGCATCCGGGCGTGCGGCGTAGCCCTGAGCCTTTTTTACGGGGTGATTCCGCCGACGATCGGGACAAAATCCCTCGACCCGGAATGTGACCTGAGGGTCGTCCTTTATCATCCCGAAGAGGGGCTTTTACGGTCCGGTCTCCTCAACAGCTGCTCAAACGGAGGCTCGACCCTCTCGATCTGCTTTACACGCTACGTTCCCTCCGGTTGA
- a CDS encoding FecR domain-containing protein has product MNRLKWMFPMILFATLPVFSYASSLGQMHISLLEGDVQIQTEETGDWVPASINMPLKEGDRIWVPTGGRLEARLRDGTAIRLDERTGLDILTLEKDDYQFNLIEGRAYINFRGGRGSFLQMETPLSSIRVFDRAIFRIDILDDRHADVSVYFGSIYAETREGRIRVDQDRTLTLREGAPAELGPIGPPDEWERWNRSRNRLYAERRGSSRYLPEELHPYSDDFDEHGRWVFVRGYGYVWTPTVVASAGWAPYRVGRWVWIRGDYVWISYEPWGWVPYHYGRWVFVPPFGWCWVPPVRGGVYWGPGFVAWVYTPAYICWVPLAPGEIYYGYGYFGPHSVNLLQVNIATLNLQKVVYKNVHVHNAVTIVHRDTFVHGRKVEVKVSENPFLKERIHIGRPDIRPERPTLMPVIREIHPERRPPKKIEEIRPTEIKMRRPLTRQPEASVIRPETPPREMEVKPKEIRPFEKFERKEDRIEDRPKERDLERRGRKPSPRELESPVERRPAEKPESPAEKRLRERGSERSTEHPLGKPPEKAFEKPVERPSPPKVERPTEDRKSIEPARERGKESTPVPEPRRGPIQEREVQKSFEERRQIREREIERRGRSGRDVERPQEVGADERRGGKTEKPILRGEGEGPGRSTGPGPTSERPSFERERDRRP; this is encoded by the coding sequence ATGAATAGGTTGAAATGGATGTTCCCAATGATCCTCTTTGCCACCCTTCCGGTCTTCTCTTATGCCTCGTCCCTGGGGCAGATGCATATCAGCCTCCTCGAGGGCGACGTGCAGATTCAGACCGAGGAGACCGGAGATTGGGTCCCTGCCTCGATCAACATGCCTTTGAAGGAGGGGGATCGAATCTGGGTCCCGACCGGAGGCCGACTCGAAGCCCGGTTGAGAGACGGAACCGCCATCCGCCTCGACGAGAGGACCGGCCTCGACATCTTGACCCTTGAAAAGGACGATTATCAGTTCAATCTCATAGAAGGCCGAGCCTATATCAATTTCAGGGGAGGTCGGGGAAGCTTTCTCCAGATGGAAACCCCTCTCTCTTCCATCCGGGTCTTTGACCGCGCCATCTTCCGGATCGATATTCTTGACGATCGCCATGCCGATGTCTCGGTCTATTTCGGGTCGATTTATGCGGAGACCCGGGAAGGTCGAATCCGGGTGGATCAGGACAGAACCCTTACCTTGAGAGAGGGCGCACCAGCGGAGTTAGGTCCGATCGGACCGCCGGACGAGTGGGAGAGGTGGAACCGCAGTCGCAATCGTCTCTACGCCGAGCGCAGGGGATCCTCCCGATACCTTCCCGAAGAGCTTCACCCCTATTCGGATGACTTCGATGAACACGGAAGGTGGGTCTTTGTAAGGGGATATGGTTATGTTTGGACCCCAACGGTGGTGGCCTCGGCAGGGTGGGCTCCTTACCGGGTCGGTCGGTGGGTTTGGATACGCGGGGACTACGTCTGGATCTCTTATGAACCCTGGGGATGGGTCCCTTACCACTATGGACGATGGGTCTTCGTCCCTCCCTTCGGATGGTGCTGGGTACCTCCGGTCAGGGGAGGTGTGTATTGGGGTCCTGGTTTCGTCGCCTGGGTCTATACCCCTGCCTATATCTGCTGGGTCCCTCTCGCACCTGGAGAGATCTATTACGGTTACGGATACTTCGGCCCCCACAGCGTCAACCTCCTCCAGGTCAACATCGCCACCCTCAATCTCCAGAAGGTGGTTTATAAGAACGTCCATGTCCACAACGCGGTCACAATCGTCCATCGCGATACCTTTGTCCACGGAAGAAAGGTGGAGGTGAAGGTCAGTGAAAACCCCTTTCTCAAAGAGAGGATCCACATCGGACGGCCCGATATCAGGCCCGAGAGGCCAACGCTGATGCCCGTCATCCGCGAGATCCATCCTGAAAGGAGACCTCCCAAGAAGATCGAGGAGATCCGACCAACAGAGATCAAGATGAGGCGACCCCTGACTCGACAACCGGAGGCCTCCGTGATAAGGCCGGAGACCCCTCCCAGGGAGATGGAGGTGAAGCCGAAAGAGATCAGGCCCTTTGAGAAATTTGAAAGAAAGGAGGATCGAATCGAAGATCGACCGAAAGAGCGAGACCTCGAGAGAAGAGGGAGGAAACCCTCTCCGAGGGAACTCGAAAGCCCGGTCGAACGAAGGCCTGCCGAGAAGCCCGAGTCACCCGCTGAAAAGAGGCTCAGAGAAAGGGGGTCAGAAAGGAGCACGGAACATCCATTAGGGAAACCGCCCGAGAAGGCTTTCGAGAAACCTGTGGAGAGGCCTTCTCCTCCCAAGGTTGAACGCCCGACCGAGGACCGAAAGTCCATAGAGCCCGCAAGGGAAAGAGGGAAAGAGAGCACCCCGGTTCCAGAACCGAGGAGAGGTCCGATCCAGGAAAGGGAGGTTCAGAAATCTTTTGAAGAGAGACGCCAAATCAGAGAACGGGAGATCGAGAGAAGGGGGCGATCGGGACGGGATGTTGAACGACCTCAAGAGGTCGGAGCGGACGAGAGACGAGGAGGCAAAACCGAAAAGCCCATTCTTCGGGGGGAAGGTGAGGGACCGGGAAGGTCGACCGGCCCAGGCCCGACCTCTGAGAGGCCTTCCTTCGAAAGGGAGAGGGATCGAAGACCTTAA
- a CDS encoding NAD(P)/FAD-dependent oxidoreductase, which translates to MSEFDVLIIGGGVAGLTCGCLLAKRGLRVLIVEKNRKVGGCCSSFEKDGFSFDLSVQSLGECQEGGRIWNVLKALDLLDGIRFLPLEPARMYHFPTMQIPQSSRLETHLEHLSRLFYEERRGIEQVYEVLKKVYEEFSRLPPSVNWFDPSSFSARFPFLAAYKDRTFGQLLLEYIDNPFLRTILSVRCSYALLPPEEISVVAMAGIEMSYFRHGVSCVEGKVEELPLKLAMAFEREKGKILSGQLVQRILFKERKAVGVRLENGEILTGKAIVSNIDAHRTFTELIGEDFLPRAYRAKLGGLRPSLSYFILYLGIEGDLKEIPVSNNEIFSEDPPSKEYEALYEGRIPERSAFYLLAPSRVNPSHAPPGKSTLCLSLKAPYLLNGGWTPETIDRLSEGLISKAKLLLPDLEKRILVKAVATPKTIEQWTGNHMGAAYGWAQIPSQSGIYRLSRSTPISNLFLTGHWTSPGGGIAAVVASGELTAQTLWSRFERGEF; encoded by the coding sequence ATGTCCGAATTCGATGTCCTCATCATCGGGGGAGGGGTGGCGGGGCTTACCTGTGGTTGTCTCCTGGCCAAGAGGGGGCTTCGGGTCCTGATCGTCGAAAAGAACCGGAAGGTCGGAGGCTGCTGTTCCTCCTTTGAGAAAGATGGGTTCTCCTTCGACCTTTCCGTCCAATCCCTGGGAGAATGCCAGGAGGGAGGACGGATCTGGAATGTGTTGAAGGCACTGGACCTTCTGGACGGGATTCGATTCCTCCCCCTCGAGCCGGCGAGGATGTATCACTTTCCGACGATGCAGATCCCCCAGTCCTCCAGACTCGAAACCCACCTCGAACATTTATCGCGGCTCTTCTACGAAGAGAGAAGAGGAATCGAACAGGTCTATGAGGTCCTGAAAAAGGTCTATGAGGAGTTCTCACGACTGCCTCCCTCCGTGAACTGGTTCGATCCCTCCTCTTTTTCGGCTCGATTCCCCTTCCTTGCCGCCTATAAGGATAGAACTTTCGGTCAGCTCCTCCTGGAGTATATCGACAACCCCTTCCTGAGGACGATCCTATCCGTTCGGTGTTCGTATGCCTTGCTCCCCCCCGAAGAGATCTCTGTGGTCGCCATGGCCGGCATCGAGATGTCTTATTTCAGACATGGGGTCTCCTGTGTGGAGGGGAAGGTGGAGGAACTTCCCCTGAAGTTGGCCATGGCCTTTGAAAGAGAGAAGGGCAAGATTCTATCGGGGCAACTCGTCCAGAGAATCCTCTTTAAAGAGCGAAAGGCGGTCGGCGTCCGCCTTGAAAATGGAGAGATTCTGACGGGCAAGGCGATCGTCTCCAATATCGATGCCCATCGCACGTTCACCGAGTTGATCGGAGAGGATTTTCTTCCGAGGGCCTACCGTGCCAAATTGGGAGGCCTGCGGCCCTCGCTCTCCTATTTCATCCTCTACCTTGGGATTGAAGGAGATCTGAAGGAGATCCCGGTCTCCAATAACGAGATCTTCTCCGAGGATCCGCCCTCCAAAGAATACGAAGCGCTCTATGAAGGCCGCATTCCGGAAAGGTCGGCCTTCTATCTCCTTGCCCCTTCCCGGGTCAACCCGTCCCACGCTCCGCCCGGGAAGAGCACCCTCTGTTTAAGCCTGAAGGCCCCCTATCTATTGAACGGGGGATGGACCCCCGAGACCATCGATCGCCTCTCCGAGGGGCTCATCTCAAAGGCCAAACTCCTCCTCCCCGACTTAGAGAAGAGGATCTTGGTCAAGGCGGTTGCGACCCCCAAAACGATCGAGCAGTGGACAGGCAACCATATGGGAGCGGCTTACGGATGGGCCCAGATTCCGAGTCAGTCCGGGATCTATCGTCTCTCGAGATCGACGCCCATTTCGAATCTCTTCCTGACCGGCCACTGGACCTCTCCCGGCGGAGGGATAGCGGCGGTCGTCGCCTCCGGAGAGTTGACAGCCCAAACCCTTTGGAGCAGATTTGAGAGAGGGGAATTTTAG
- a CDS encoding B12-binding domain-containing radical SAM protein has product MRILLIVPRWPEKSFWDVIAFKFPLLSTSLLAGLTPPRHQVHIVDESLSPIDFDQEVDLVAITAITPLAPRAYEIADEFRRRGRKVVIGGIHASWLPEEAKAHCDSVAIGEADETWPEILADAEADDLKPFYRQKGRTDLSRLSLPRRDLLPKKGYLFHNLIQTTRGCPFDCEFCSVTALHGRTYRTRPVSEVEKEIQSLERSKAYIFFVDDNLFGHLGHARELLTLLSHYRLRWVSQGPIHIAEDEEILGLMAKAGCHGLFIGFESLREENLDLMGKRINRVGRYEQAIRKLHDQGIGVYASFVFGYDFDDESVFDEFLQFADRNRIDGAFLPILTPFPGTRIYQRLKQEGRLLTEDWSKYDMATVVFRPKRMTVEQLQEGFWRVNRSFYSLPSMLKRIFHPFQWRRSLIIFGPMNLGLWPAVKKAEGYCRR; this is encoded by the coding sequence ATGAGGATCCTCCTGATCGTCCCCAGATGGCCCGAGAAGAGCTTCTGGGACGTCATCGCCTTCAAATTTCCCCTCCTCTCGACCTCTCTCTTGGCGGGGTTAACCCCTCCCCGCCATCAAGTCCACATTGTTGACGAAAGCCTCTCGCCAATCGATTTCGATCAGGAGGTCGACCTCGTCGCCATCACGGCGATCACGCCCCTGGCGCCCAGGGCCTATGAAATCGCGGACGAATTCCGTAGGAGGGGAAGAAAGGTCGTTATCGGAGGCATCCATGCCTCCTGGCTTCCCGAAGAGGCAAAGGCCCACTGCGACAGCGTGGCCATCGGCGAGGCGGACGAGACCTGGCCAGAGATTTTAGCGGACGCCGAGGCCGACGATCTGAAACCCTTCTACCGGCAAAAGGGGAGGACCGACCTGAGCCGACTCTCCCTTCCGAGGAGGGACCTGCTCCCCAAGAAGGGATATCTCTTTCACAATCTCATCCAGACGACGCGGGGATGTCCCTTCGATTGTGAGTTCTGTTCGGTGACCGCGCTTCACGGCCGGACCTACCGGACGAGACCGGTCTCCGAAGTCGAGAAGGAGATCCAGTCGCTTGAACGTTCCAAGGCGTATATCTTCTTCGTTGACGATAATCTCTTTGGGCACCTCGGCCATGCCAGGGAACTTCTGACCCTGCTCTCCCATTACCGATTGCGATGGGTGAGCCAGGGCCCCATCCATATCGCTGAAGACGAAGAGATCCTCGGCCTGATGGCCAAAGCGGGCTGCCACGGCCTATTCATCGGCTTCGAGAGCCTGCGGGAGGAGAACCTCGATCTGATGGGCAAGAGGATCAATCGGGTCGGGCGCTACGAACAGGCCATCCGGAAGCTCCATGACCAGGGGATCGGCGTCTATGCATCCTTCGTCTTCGGATACGATTTCGACGACGAATCGGTCTTCGACGAGTTTCTCCAATTTGCTGACCGTAACCGGATCGATGGCGCCTTCCTTCCGATCCTCACCCCTTTTCCCGGAACACGGATCTATCAGAGGCTCAAACAGGAGGGAAGGCTTCTCACGGAGGATTGGTCGAAATATGACATGGCCACGGTGGTCTTCCGGCCCAAACGCATGACCGTTGAACAACTCCAGGAAGGGTTTTGGAGGGTGAACCGGTCCTTTTATTCCCTTCCGTCGATGCTCAAGAGGATCTTCCATCCCTTCCAGTGGAGAAGGAGCCTCATCATCTTCGGCCCGATGAATTTAGGGCTCTGGCCCGCCGTGAAAAAGGCGGAAGGCTATTGCAGAAGGTGA